Part of the Caballeronia sp. SL2Y3 genome is shown below.
ACTGATGGAAGCGAATATCGAAGACCCGCTGTCCACCGATGACATAGCAAATCTCGTCGGTATCTCGCGCAGGCAACTGGAGCGGCTCTTTCGTCAGTATCTCGGCGCGATGCCCTCGAAGTATTACCTCAATCTGCGTTTGACGAAGGCGCGCACGCAGTTGCAGCGCACGAGCAAATCGGTCGTGCAGATCAGTCTCGCGTGCGGGTTTTCATCGGCGGCGCATTTTTCCAATGCGTATCGCGACCGCTTCGGCGTGACGCCGCGCGAGGAGCGGCGCAACTGGATCGAAAAGCAGCGCGGCGCGCTCGACGAACCGCGCGGCGGGGCGTTGATCGAGCCGCCCGAAGCTCGTTGAATCGACGTTTGAGCCTGGCGTGAAAGCGCATGAAAGCATGTCGCGAACGCGCAAGACGGAACGCACGCAAGCGCCTAATATCGAAAGCATTGCAATACGACTGCAGCAAGAACCCGTAGAGGAGTGGCACATGACCGACATCAATGTGAATCGCGGTACGTTCGACGAAGTAATGGTTCCGGTGTTTTCGCCCGCCAATTTCGTGCCGGACAGAGGCCGCGGCTCGCGCGTATGGGACACCGAAGGCCGCGATTACATCGACTTCGCGGGCGGCATCGCGGTGACGGCGCTGGGCCACGCGCATCCCGAACTGCTCAAGGTGCTGCACGAGCAGGGCGAGAAGCTCTGGCACATCGGCAACGGCTATACGAACGCGCCGGTATTGCGTCTCGCGAAACGCCTGACGGACCTGACGTTCGCGGATCGCGCGTTCTTCGCGAACTCGGGCGCCGAGGCGAACGAAGCGGCGTTGAAGCTCGCGCGCCGCTACGCCATCGACAAGTTCGGTCCCGAGAAGATCGAGATCATCTCGTTCACGCAGTCGTTTCATGGCCGCACGTTCTTCACGGTCAGCGTCGGCGGCCAGCCGAAGTATGCCGAAGGCTTCGGGCCGCAGCCGCAAGGCATCCGCCATCTGCCGTATAACGATCTCGCGCAGGCGCTCGCAGCCATCGGCGACAAGACGTGCGCGGTGATCGTGGAGCCGGTGCAGGGCGAAGGCGGCGTGCTGCCCGCCGATCCCGCGTTCCTGAAGGGCCTGCGCGAAGCGTGCGACAAGCACGGCGCTTTGTTGATTTTCGACGAGGTGCAGACGGGCGTCGGCCGCACGGGCACCTTCTACGCGTACATGCAATACGGCGTGACGCCCGACATCCTCACGACCGCGAAGGCGCTCGGCAACGGCTTTCCCATCGGCGCCATGCTGACCACCGATGAGATCGCGCAGCACTTCAAGGTCGGCGTTCACGGCACGACGTACGGCGGCAATCCGCTCGGCGCGTCCATCGCGGAGAAAGTGGTCGAACTGATCAGCGATCCGAAATTGCTCGAAGGCGTCGGCGCGCGCAGCGAAGCGATCAAGGCGCATCTTGCGCGCATCAACGAGCGGTTGGGCCTCTTCAAGGAGATTCGCGGCCGCGGTCTTTTGATCGGCGCGGAACTCGCCGACGCCTACAAGGACCGCGCGAAGGACGTGCTCAATGCGGCTGCGGCCAACGGCGTCATCATGCTGATCGCCGGGCCGAACGTGCTGCGCTTCGCGCCGTCGCTCATCATGCCGATGGCCGATCTCGACGAAGGCTTCGCGCGCATCGAGCAGGCGATCGAACAGGTCGTGGGCGCGACGGCCGTCGCGCGCTGATTCATCGTTGATCACCGCTTTACAGGAAACGGCGATGCTATTCGTTCGTCCGGCAAGACTCTCCGATCTCGACGAGCTCGAGCGCATGGCGCGCTCGGCCGCGCCCGTGCTGCACTCGTTGCCGCGCGACCGGCGCGCGCTGGAAACGCGCGTCGCGCTCTCCGAAGATTCGTTTCGCGCCGAAGTCGATTTTCCGGGCGAGGAGTTCTATCTCTTCGTGCTGGAAGACGCGCAGAGCGGCAAGCTCTACGGCACGTCGAGCATTGTCGCGTCGGCGGGCTATTCCGAGCCGTTCTACACGTTTCGCAACGACGCGCTGATTCACGCATCGCGCGAACTCAAGGTGAACCGCAAGATTCACGCGCTCACCATGTCGCACGAACTGACGGGCAAGAGCCGGCTCACGGGCTTTTATATCGATCCGTCGCTGCGCACGCCCGAAGGCGAAGCGACCGCGCATCTTCTTTCGCGCGCCCGCATGATGTACATCGCGGCGAACCGCAAGCGCTTTTCGAGCGAAGTGTTCTCGCTGATGCTGGGCGTCACCGACGACGCGGGCGTGTCGCCGTTCTGGGAAGCCGTCGGCCGCAAGTTCTTCGGGCGTGACTTCGAGCAGGTGGAACTGGAGTCGGGCGGGCGCAGCCGCACGTTCATTGCCGAAGTCATGCCGACGTATCCGCTCTATGTGCCGCTTCTGCCCGGCGAGGCGCAGCGCGTGCTCGGCGAGCCGAACGCGAGCACGCTGCTCGCCTACGACATTCATCTCGAAGAAGGCTTCGAGCCGGACCGTTTCGTCGATATTTTCGACGCCGGCCCGGTGCTGACGCTCGCGGTGGACAAGAGCGCATCCGCGAGTTCGGGCGAACTGCGCGCGGTGCACGAAGGCACGGACACGAAAGGCGCGGCGTATCTCGTCGCGGCGGGCGGGGCGCACGAGTTCCGCTGCATCGTCGCGGAACTGACGGGCACGCGCTCGGACGGCGCGGCGTTGAGCGCCGATGCGTGCGGCGCGCTCGGCGTCGCGGAAAAAGACACGGTGCGCTGCGTGCCGCTGCATCAAGCCTCGGGAGAATTGCAATGATCGTCGTGCGCTGCGTGCAGCCGGGAGATGTCGACGCGCTCGTCGCGCTGGCGCTGGAAACGGGCCCGGGGCTCACCACGTTCAAGCCGGATCGCGCCGCGCTGGCGGCCCGTGTCGAGCGCGCGCGGCGCACGCTCGCGGGCGATGCAGAGCCGTTCGAA
Proteins encoded:
- a CDS encoding aspartate aminotransferase family protein, producing MTDINVNRGTFDEVMVPVFSPANFVPDRGRGSRVWDTEGRDYIDFAGGIAVTALGHAHPELLKVLHEQGEKLWHIGNGYTNAPVLRLAKRLTDLTFADRAFFANSGAEANEAALKLARRYAIDKFGPEKIEIISFTQSFHGRTFFTVSVGGQPKYAEGFGPQPQGIRHLPYNDLAQALAAIGDKTCAVIVEPVQGEGGVLPADPAFLKGLREACDKHGALLIFDEVQTGVGRTGTFYAYMQYGVTPDILTTAKALGNGFPIGAMLTTDEIAQHFKVGVHGTTYGGNPLGASIAEKVVELISDPKLLEGVGARSEAIKAHLARINERLGLFKEIRGRGLLIGAELADAYKDRAKDVLNAAAANGVIMLIAGPNVLRFAPSLIMPMADLDEGFARIEQAIEQVVGATAVAR
- the aruF gene encoding arginine/ornithine succinyltransferase subunit alpha, which produces MLFVRPARLSDLDELERMARSAAPVLHSLPRDRRALETRVALSEDSFRAEVDFPGEEFYLFVLEDAQSGKLYGTSSIVASAGYSEPFYTFRNDALIHASRELKVNRKIHALTMSHELTGKSRLTGFYIDPSLRTPEGEATAHLLSRARMMYIAANRKRFSSEVFSLMLGVTDDAGVSPFWEAVGRKFFGRDFEQVELESGGRSRTFIAEVMPTYPLYVPLLPGEAQRVLGEPNASTLLAYDIHLEEGFEPDRFVDIFDAGPVLTLAVDKSASASSGELRAVHEGTDTKGAAYLVAAGGAHEFRCIVAELTGTRSDGAALSADACGALGVAEKDTVRCVPLHQASGELQ